From Zingiber officinale cultivar Zhangliang chromosome 5B, Zo_v1.1, whole genome shotgun sequence, the proteins below share one genomic window:
- the LOC121987816 gene encoding uncharacterized protein LOC121987816, with protein sequence MAAERPEQAKFPYFSSSPSFGRAPVEYDKKSCDGPDSPTFGGAHRVEPPLPPVKSASHGNEDDYDASSDDFEFSIELKSAAGFSSVDADEIFSGGRMLPVYPVFNRDLIRRGPAESKESEKADPIPIQELLIEEKEAASEEPSPPPPVRCKKSASTGALRSLLRNLTIGRSHSDGKEKFVFIEASRPESPSASSSGPAKKKAPNKSAKKGPRTAEGDVVTAHRPLYGKGLNDKPVKGPRRSFLPYRQELLGLFAPVNAFAHNSNKRNSYY encoded by the coding sequence ATGGCGGCCGAACGCCCGGAGCAGGCAAAGTTTCCCTACTTCTCTTCCTCCCCCAGCTTCGGAAGAGCACCCGTCGAGTACGACAAGAAGTCGTGCGATGGCCCCGACTCCCCTACCTTCGGCGGCGCTCACCGCGTGGAGCCACCGCTTCCTCCGGTCAAATCCGCTTCCCACGGCAACGAGGACGACTACGACGCTTCCAGCGATGACTTCGAGTTTTCCATCGAATTGAAAAGTGCTGCTGGGTTTTCCTCTGTCGATGCCGACGAGATCTTCTCCGGCGGGCGGATGCTCCCCGTGTACCCTGTCTTCAATCGCGACCTCATCCGCCGCGGCCCGGCGGAATCGAAGGAGAGCGAGAAGGCTGACCCGATCCCCATCCAGGAGCTTCTGATCGAGGAGAAGGAGGCGGCCTCGGAGGAGCCCTCTCCGCCTCCACCGGTGCGATGCAAGAAGAGCGCCTCCACCGGGGCGCTGAGGAGCCTGCTCCGGAACTTGACAATAGGTCGGAGCCACAGCGACGGGAAGGAGAAGTTCGTGTTCATCGAAGCGTCTCGGCCGGAATCGCCGTCAGCCTCATCGTCGGGGCCAGCAAAGAAGAAGGCCCCTAACAAGAGCGCGAAGAAGGGGCCGCGGACGGCGGAGGGAGATGTGGTCACCGCTCACCGTCCTTTGTACGGCAAGGGATTAAACGACAAGCCGGTGAAGGGACCGCGACGGTCATTCTTACCGTACAGGCAGGAGCTATTGGGGCTCTTCGCTCCGGTGAATGCTTTTGCCCATAATTCCAATAAAAGAAACTCCTATTATTAA